The Papilio machaon chromosome 15, ilPapMach1.1, whole genome shotgun sequence region GATATGTTTTGTGCCAATGTAATATACCCTTTGAGACGCCGCGCCGGGGAGGTAGACCAATCGCATTACAactcactcgtcaaaatcggttgaATCGTTAAGGCTGTATGACGTCGCAATGAAATTTGACGTCACAATTAAAAACACACTTACATACGCgggaaaaacattaccctctttGTCAGtcggataaaaataaaaatctttcctctttataacattactataaataattataaacaattactttaaataattgcatatttattttagaatgcAGACTTCTTTTTGGAACTTTAACTACAGTCAGTAGGTGAGTGTGAGTCCTGTCTGTAATGTTTCTCGAAGtatttatactatgtatgtaCATTCTATCGTAACCACCTGTAGTTTAAACGGTTTAACTGGTTTTGTTTGAGTTAAAATATGCAAAGCTAACGACAATGACAGCTTTTCATGGCATATTTTCTATTGTTAAAGATATTTATGCATGAATTTGGTTAAGTAAATGCCGTTAAGGCTTTCCTTTGTGAAACTTTTATGACCCCATTCTTTCCACATTAatgtcaataataaataaggaaaCAAAAAGTAGTTATTTTAATCCTACTAATAactgttaatataattaaaaaataaatatcttacacAAGTGATATACAGAGTGTCTgtgaaattattgttatagaaatttcgatagtttttttttctaattctattgtgtttataaatatcgaaaaaacaaaaaagcgaTCGTTGTAAGAAGCGCCGGAGCCAAGAGATGTGTTGCGGCGGCGCTGCAGGCGTGCAGGCCGGGGCCGATGCAGGCGGCGTAAGCCATCAGGTGCGGCAGCTGGCTCTGCTCGTACAGTCCCGCGAACATCGCGTGCTGCGGTCCGCGCGCGAACACCGCCACGTCCTCGCCGCCGTGCGTCTCCGACTCGAGTGGCACATCTACGTGACTCTTCCACTCGATTCGCCCTGCAAATTAGCATTTTTGCGAATCGCGACAAACTTAAATGTGTATAGGTATGTATGAGAGTTTTTCTTGTCCGTGCAGCTACTTACTGTAATTAGGCTCTGTGGTGACGTCAACACGCGTGCCGTTGACGTGGGGCCTGAAGCCGGGTCCGTTGCTGTACGAGAGCGTCATGTAGGGCACGCCCGCCTCGTCGCGGTCATTGGAAGGCCCGAGTATATCGTTGCCGCGCGGCGAGTAGCCGTTAAGCGTCATGACGTGGGCGTGATCCGCCGTCACGACGATCAGCGAGTCGTCCTCGGAGAGCAGCTCGGCGGCGCGCGCCACGGCCACGCTCATCTCCAACGTCTCGTCCAGCGCCAGCTCCGCCAAGTTGTCATGGTGGGCGTGGTCGATTCGCCCGCCTTCCACGAACAGGAAAAAGCCTTTTTCATTCCGACTCAACGAGCGAATCGCAACTTCTGTCAGCTCAGCGAGTGTCGGCTCTGTTGCAGAATCGGCCTCTAGATGGTACGGCAGGTGATCACTTTCGAACAATCCTAAGAGGTACTCCGGCAAAGATTCTGCAACATTCATTAGTTGACTTCGGTTCCACACATAGCCGTAGGTTACGTTTTGAGCTCTCTTATCCGCTTGCCATTCTTCAATCAAATTGCGGCCGTCCGTTCGTCTGCCTACATTACCTTCCTCGTCAACACTAGAAGTGGGTAAAAATTCTCGTCTGCCTCCGCCCAAAATTACCTGTAAAGTTTTAGTGACACTATgcataatttttctaaataataaagacaGTTTTTCAGGACAAAAGTTAACATGTTCGCGATAGCACATATCTTACTTTAAAACGATTTCCAGGATATGACTTCACTAACTGTTGTGCGATATCAGGACACAAGGTCGGATCCTGGTTATCCTTAAGAATTTCGGCATCATTTTCCCAATGACGGTTTGCAACTCTGGCGAATGCCCCGGCCGGGGAGGCGTGAGTTACGCGCGTCGTCGTCACTATACCTGTAAGTATTCAAATAGTATCAAtgaagataaataatattttatactaacaGATTAATGTTCACAGCTTGAGGAATTCTTTAATGAAAATCTCTTTTCAAATACCAGCATCGCGTCCGTCGTCGAGAGCCCATGCCGCTATAGAGTTGAGGCGCGCTGCTTCCTGCAACGAGGCGGCGCAATCGTAGCGCGGCACAGCCCCGGACAAGCCTATGGTGCCGCGGTTAGCTTTCACGCCGCATAAGTACGCGGTGGCCGTGCAAGACGAATCCGCTATTTGTCCATTTATACAGTACGTCTAGAACCAAATTGACACAATAGGTAAACACACACCAATAAAGcataaaactatttcaataACGTCGACAGCTAAAACCTTCGTTAATCCCACTGTTGGAAAAGTTTCAAATGCGAGTTGAGACTCCTCCCCGGGGCGGCCCTGACGCTGTCCGAGCAGCGTGCGCGCCGCCGCCAGCGTGGTGACGGACATGCCGTCGCCGAGGAACATGACGACGTTGCGCGCCGTGTGTTCAGC contains the following coding sequences:
- the LOC106714428 gene encoding membrane-bound alkaline phosphatase, with protein sequence MWHSTTVLGYIVCVIAIGGGDRYHPERPTWRPAAARQVAAPDAAEYTAQHWTEEAQAGIRARQRGARAAAAEHTARNVVMFLGDGMSVTTLAAARTLLGQRQGRPGEESQLAFETFPTVGLTKTYCINGQIADSSCTATAYLCGVKANRGTIGLSGAVPRYDCAASLQEAARLNSIAAWALDDGRDAGIVTTTRVTHASPAGAFARVANRHWENDAEILKDNQDPTLCPDIAQQLVKSYPGNRFKVILGGGRREFLPTSSVDEEGNVGRRTDGRNLIEEWQADKRAQNVTYGYVWNRSQLMNVAESLPEYLLGLFESDHLPYHLEADSATEPTLAELTEVAIRSLSRNEKGFFLFVEGGRIDHAHHDNLAELALDETLEMSVAVARAAELLSEDDSLIVVTADHAHVMTLNGYSPRGNDILGPSNDRDEAGVPYMTLSYSNGPGFRPHVNGTRVDVTTEPNYSK